A window of the Gossypium hirsutum isolate 1008001.06 chromosome A05, Gossypium_hirsutum_v2.1, whole genome shotgun sequence genome harbors these coding sequences:
- the LOC107960333 gene encoding small ubiquitin-related modifier 1, translating into MPRSAAASSSGGDDKALTTADGQSQIIQVCVKSQDGNKVVYNIKRHAKLIKLMHAYCRKKQLDIHTVRFIYEGHRVPGKYTSDQLNLEDGAEICCMFHQSGGGVCSMPKITSAFI; encoded by the exons ATGCCTCGATCTGCTGCTGCTAGTAGCAGCGGCGGTGATGATAAAGCCTTAACAACTGCTGATGGTCAATCGCAGATAATCCAGGTTTGCGTGAAGAGTCAG GATGGGAATAAGGTAGTCTATAACATTAAGCGCCATGCGAAGTTAATCAAACTGATGCATGCTTACTGCAGAAAGAAGCAATTGGATATTCATACTGTGCGTTTTATTTATGAAGGTCATCGCGTTCCTGGGAAATACACGTCAgatcag CTCAATTTGGAAGATGGTGCTGAAATTTGTTGCATGTTTCACCAATCGGGAGGTGGCGTCTGTAGTATGCCAAAGATTACTTCGGCTTTTATATGA